The following coding sequences are from one Gossypium raimondii isolate GPD5lz chromosome 4, ASM2569854v1, whole genome shotgun sequence window:
- the LOC105766660 gene encoding alpha carbonic anhydrase 1, chloroplastic yields the protein MLLMASQLSIVFSLSLLPGIASAIDVFGGMEFSYLGKDGPDRWGMLEPKFAPCSIGKRQSPINIQRNLTVHNKLLKPLTRNYNSVNATLFNKGYSVGVRFEEYPGDLWINGKNYSLKQFHWHLPAEHQIEGQQFAAELHLVHQAAVDGSFAVIAALYQESNADPLICRIIEGLKHLGGENTTVPLGILNINELNRRSRKYYTYVGSLTTPPCSENVIWIILGKVMSISKEQIIALDIPLNSDCKKNARPCQPLNGREVDMYDELSC from the exons ATGTTATTAATGGCTTCTCAACTCTCAATCGTTTTCTCGCTTAGTTTGCTTCCTGGCATTGCTTCTGCCATTGATG TTTTTGGAGGAATGGAGTTCAGCTATTTAGGCAAAGATGGCCCAGACAGGTGGGGAATGTTGGAGCCAAAATTCGCACCATGTTCCATAGGGAAAAGACAGTCTCCCATAAACATTCAGAGGAATCTAACGGTCCACAACAAGCTATTGAAACCTTTAACCAGGAACTACAATTCTGTAAATGCTACCCTCTTTAACAAAGGCTACAGCGTTGGG GTGCGTTTCGAGGAATATCCTGGAGATTTATGGATTAATGGCAAAAATTACAGCCTCAAGCAATTTCACTGGCATTTACCTGCAGAGCATCAAATTGAAGGGCAACA ATTTGCAGCTGAGCTTCATTTGGTCCATCAGGCAGCAGTGGATGGCAGCTTTGCAGTTATAGCAGCACTCTACCAAGAAAGCAACGCTGATCCACTTATTTGCAGG ATAATAGAAGGATTGAAACATTTGGGAGGGGAAAATACGACAGTTCCTCTTGGTATCTTGAATATAAACGAATTGAACCGAAGAAGCCGCAAGTATTACACATATGTTGGTTCTCTTACCACTCCCCCATGCTCCGAGAATGTCATATGGATCATTCTCGGCAAG GTGATGTCGATTTCGAAAGAGCAGATAATCGCTCTGGACATTCCATTGAACTCAGATTGCAAGAAAAACGCAAGGCCTTGTCAGCCATTGAATGGTCGAGAGGTTGACATGTATGATGAGCTTAGTTGTTAA